A segment of the Lycium barbarum isolate Lr01 chromosome 7, ASM1917538v2, whole genome shotgun sequence genome:
ttaaaaataattaatttagaTATATATTTTATCCTAAATAAATTGATTATATCCGAATTCGCATCGCGTAGGGCCCCATTCGGGAGGAAGCGCTCCCTACCCGGAATTTTTTCATATTCAAAGCTCGAACCCGGCACCACATCCAAATCCACATCCTTTGATGGTAGTAGGAGTTTTCTTTAAAATTAGAAGGAGCAAAGGAACCTGCCACGCTTCCTAGTTGACAACTACACATTATTGAGAGGGAGTTTTGGATACATGGATCACAATGACTCatcaactaaatcatcattttctACCCACAACCTAACCTAACTCCATTATTATTTTGTTTATTCAAGATCAAGAATCACTCCTAGCAAACATTCCCCTTTCTATCTCCCCTTCAATTCAATAATATTCACAACTTTTTTCTTTTGATCTTGTCAATGGCCATGAGGCCAATTAGAAAGCTATttccaacatcaaaccaaacAGCAGATTGTCATAATGTTTGTGACTCAACATGTCCTTATGGATGCTATCCATACCCTGATATGGACTATTACATGCCACCACCAGTACTGTTACCACCACAACCACCAATTCAATCGAGCAACAAAAATGTTCAAAACATTTCACCTTACATAATTATATCCGTCGCGTTGCTTGCTAGCTTGTTCCTACTCCTCAGCTACTACTTAATCATCGTTAGAAATTGCTCGAATTGGAATCGTAGAAGGAACCCGCGATCGGAATCTGAAGGCGTTAACGAGGAGTTCTTGGATGAAAATCGAGGCCCGATTATTGATCATCCAATTTGGTACATCAACACTGTGGGACTTCAACCTTCTATTATCAATTTGATCACAATTTTCAAGTACAAAAAAGGTGATGGTTTGATTGATGGAACAGAGTGCTCTGTTTGCCTGAATGAATTCCAAGATGATGATTCTCTTAGGTTGTTACCAAAATGTAACCATGCCTTTCACATCCATTGTATCGACACGTGGCTTAGGTCACACACGAATTGCCCGTTGTGTCGTGCTCCTATTATCTCCAATACTGCTGCTGCACCTGTGGGATCAACGAGCCCCATCTCGAGTACTAATACGAGTCCCAATGAAGATAATAGTTCACAAAGAGATGTAATTGTAGAAGTGAATAGCATAAATCAGGCTAGAGATGGGGAATTTCAAGAAAACGTGAGTGAACGAGATGAATTCCAAGAGATTGAATGTCCTGAAACTTCGAAAAAAGAAGTAAACTTTAAAAGGGGTGATAAAGATGTTGAAGTACAACAAATGAGGAGGTCTCTCTCAATGGTTGAGTTATCAAAGGGTGAAAAAAGTTGTGTTGAGACAAAACAAAAGGAGGAAGAATGTTCAAATTCAAGAATTCGAAGGGTCATGGATAGTGCTTCTTCAATGAAGAGATCATTTTCTTATAGTGGGAGgccatttttctcaaaaaataatCGAAATCCCAGTTCAGTACTTCCTTTGTGAACCAATTATGTTACTCAATTGAAAGAGAGCTATGAATTTTATGAGTACGAAAATATAGCAGTAAGGTAATTCTATGAGATATGGGATTTATAGTAATTATAAGCCAGACATTTCACTGACTTAGTTACACTTGTTGTACAGGTATGAAAAAAAGTTTAGTTCATAAATTAGTTTCAGAAACAAAAAGTTTGTCTACAACCTCAAAGAACATCTGTAATGTTTGGTGCCCCAGAATTTTAAGTATGGTTCCTTATTATGTAGGATGAATACTGAGAAATTTTTATCTAGCAATATTAGTTTAGTTCGAATGAATATTAAGGGTGTGTCGGGTAATCAAATCTCATTAAATTTCTACAATGTTTCATGGTTCAGGCTTGAAATATTCCAAGTAAAATCAAGGGATGGAAATCTATGTTGCTAGAACTCTATAAAAATGTCGTCGGGTGTGTGTCAGGTCCTTCAAAAATAGTGTTTTTTTAAAGATTCAACAATTTTGGATAGTCAGAGCAAAATAGTTGGCAATAGCCTCTTGCAAAAATGTAAGATAAGATTGCATAGAATATACGTAATTTGGTGTAACCCTTTCTCTGACTTCGCGCGTAATAAAAGCTTAGTGCATTAAAATCAGCACATGTTTCAAATTCATAAAATGTCACAGAAGGTCCTGAGTTTGATTCAAAGTTTTCAGAAATGCTAGCTCATCACTTAGAATATAAGATTTTGAAGATATCCTTTAACTCAAAGAATGTAGActtatcactttctaatcaatCAAATTAAAATCAAAAACAGAAGATTGATGGCCTTTTAAGATGAGTAAGAGTTTTTGACAATTGGACTGAAAATAGGGGCAAGATTGATGCTATTTTTGAGCAAGAAATGGGAACAAGCAGCTATAAGGGGAAACTTTCATGCCTCTTTTTGATTAATTGAGCGATGTTAACAAGGTGATACTTTACCATTTTTCGTTTACTAGAAAAATTATTAGTACTAATGTTTTGTCTTTGAGCAACGAGATATCTTTATTTCTTtataaacaaaagaagaagaaaaaagaaccAGCTCTAAAATTAAGAGGAACAGTCACTCAATTTTTGCTTTTAAAATTTTCTTCATTTGGTCGGTGATAGCAGTTTGCTAACACCCCAGAGGAGTATAGAACTATAGAAGTTtcacaaagagaaaaaaaaaaacagcaaatcATAAGTTTTGGATATTGCAAGTTAATGCACGCTATTGATGTTGCTCTTCAAACAACTTGAAATAAAGAATTAAAAAAGGATTATTGGAAACTCTAACTACTATAATAAAAAAACTATTTACTTTGTCAATTGGTTAAGGAACACAAAAATAAGAGAATCTCTTTAGTCGGTAGGATGCTTTATTATATTCTTTGATCCAATCATAAAAGCAATTAATAATTCCGGAAAAAACAAGTAGTACTAATAACTAATGGTGATCAattattaaaacaaaaataaCGCATCTACCTTTTTTTCAAAATGTAGCCATACATCCAATCCAGGAAAAAAAATTAGTAGGATTTGGGCTTTATGTACCAAGCAATTTAACTGGTTAATTATTAAACTAATAAACATGTCACTAATCATAACTAAGTGAtaggtgtatatatataaaacggcGCTTCCATTTAGCTTATGGATTTGACAGAACTCAATAGCTTTGATCTATACTTTATATTTGTGTCTAAAAATCCACTTAATATATTTAAATAATATATCTCTAGAATCAAGTAAACTGCCTTTCacactagggctgggcataataTGGTTCAAACCGAAAAAAtcgaccgaaccgaaccgaagttaatttcggtttcggttttttggttTATTCGGTCCGGTTCGATTTAAATTTATAAGATTTCAACAATTCGGTTCGATTTTCGGTTTATGCAAAATTTaattcggttaaaccgaaaaacTGAATTTTAACAAGCCTTTTTTTCTTGaaacatatattatacatatatatattgggcTTCTGCCCATAAATAATAAACTAAAAGGCCCAAATCCCAATCCCAATATAAAAATATCCAAGTTCAACCCAATTATTGATACCGTATCCAACTATCCATCTAATATCATCTacccaagcaaaaaaaaaaaatacttctatAATATGTGACTGTGGTCTATGTGTTATTATAGTAGAGAAAATATGACAAATTTCTTGAAAATGTATAAAGCTTATACTGAGAGGAGAAACAAAGAGACCAAAACAGTTGATTGTctggctaaagtgttgattgcTTCTCACTATCAGGATATCTTACTAATCCTCCAGTTTGTTTCATCTATTGTGAATGTTGAAACCATAAAGTCTGGATCCAATTGATTATAGCTG
Coding sequences within it:
- the LOC132603993 gene encoding RING-H2 finger protein ATL54 codes for the protein MAMRPIRKLFPTSNQTADCHNVCDSTCPYGCYPYPDMDYYMPPPVLLPPQPPIQSSNKNVQNISPYIIISVALLASLFLLLSYYLIIVRNCSNWNRRRNPRSESEGVNEEFLDENRGPIIDHPIWYINTVGLQPSIINLITIFKYKKGDGLIDGTECSVCLNEFQDDDSLRLLPKCNHAFHIHCIDTWLRSHTNCPLCRAPIISNTAAAPVGSTSPISSTNTSPNEDNSSQRDVIVEVNSINQARDGEFQENVSERDEFQEIECPETSKKEVNFKRGDKDVEVQQMRRSLSMVELSKGEKSCVETKQKEEECSNSRIRRVMDSASSMKRSFSYSGRPFFSKNNRNPSSVLPL